TCAATAGCCTCTTCGGTAAGAACTTGCTGCTCCTGACTGCCAAATTGCTGGGTAAATGCCAGCTCAGTATCAACCATCTGTTGTGTCATACTTTATCTCCGCCCTCTGCTAGGGGTACAACCAGAACCCCACTCCTGTCATTTAGCTCACTTTTATACTTCTCATCAGCGACTAAATTTCGTACCAACAGATTAAAGCGTAGACAGTGATTCACCAAAATCAAAAACAATTTCCATTTTTATTATAATTATTTTTATATTCTTTAAATTTCATATAGATAGATGAATATATTAATAACAACAAGAAGAAAACCGGTTCCATTAGATTGTTTAAACACAATAGGCTGTTAATTAAGAAAAAGAATTGGGGGGGGGGATAATTTCTGAGGATGCTGCTAAACGGATATTCAGCAGCATAGGGGAGGTTGGAAATATATAGTGAGCTAGATTTATTCCAGCGTAGGGTTCATGTAACGCAGGTCAAACGGCGTTATCTGGTAAACATAGTAGTTGAGCCAGTTAGTAAACAGTAAGTGCCCATGGCTACGCCATGACGCTTTAGGACTATGTTCCGGGTTATCATCGGGGAAGTAATTAACAGGAACATCTGGAGATAAGCCCGCAGCAACATCGCGGAAATACTCTCCCGACAAAGTATGCGCATCATACTCAGGATGCCCCGTCACAAAAGCCATCCGCTTATCTTTAGTCGCAAATAGGTAAGCACCTGCCTGCTCAGACTCAGCCAAAATATCGAGATCGCTATATTCTCGCAGCACATCCGTTGGGAAATCAGCATAGCGAGAATGCGGAGCCAAGAAGGTTTCATCAAAACCGCGGGTCAAAAGCGCTAACGGCTGCAGCGTTTGATGATGATAAACCCCTGATAGCTTGGTTTCACGCGTCAGCTTAGGAATGCCATAGAGAACATTCAATGCAGCCTGAACCGCCCAGCATACAAACAGCGTAGAGGTTACGTGCTCTTTAGCCCAGTGAACGATCTGTTCAATCTGCGGCCAATACGCTACGTCACAAAAATCGACCAACCCGAGAGGTGCACCGGTGACTATCAGCCCATCAAAATTTTGGTCTTTAATGTCTTCAAAATTACAGTAGAAATTATCCAGATGCTCGGCTGGCGTATTTTTTGACTCACGGCTATCAATGCGCAGCAGCTGTATGTCAATTTGCAGAGGCGAATTGGAAAGCAATCGAAGAAATTGGTTTTCCGTCTCGATCTTTTTAGGCATCAGATTGAGTACCAAAACTTTAAGCGGGCGGATCTCCTGTGTTGCCGCTCGTGAAGAGGGCATGACAAAGACATTTTCATTCCGCAAAAAGCTTACGGCAGGTAATTCATCTGGCACCCTGATTGGCATAATCGCTAGCTCCTAGACTCTGTTAAGAAAGCATCCATATAAACGTTTAGACTTCTAGATGCCTGACGATAACGAGTTTTTACCAGCTTGTACAGCATGCAGGATGAAGTTGAAAATCTTTCATCCTGCATTTTACTAGCAACAATGCTTACATTCTGATTTCTTGGCCTTTTTTATGTAATAGCAATGAAACCAGCATCGCCACAAAGCACATACCTGAAACATACCAGAAGAAGGCAGTTTCAATGCCAGCCGCTTTCATCGACAAGGCGACATATTCAGCAGAACCACCAAACAAAGCATTACCAACGGCATAGGAAAGGCCAACGCCTAACGCACGAACTTCTGGCGGGAACATTTCCGCCTTCAGCAGCCCACCGATTGAGGTGTACAAGCTTACAATCGTTAGCGCTACAACGATGAGGATAAAGGCGAGGTAAGGATTAGTGACATCTTGTAGCGTCGTGAGTATCGGCACCGTCAGCAATGAAGCCAAGGCGCCAAAAGCGATCATTGAGTTTCGACGCCCAACTTTATCTGACAACCCGCCAAAAATAGGCTGCAACAGCATAAAGACGAACAAAGCAGCCGTCATTATCCCGCTCGCCATTTTGGCATCCATACCCGCGGTGTTGACCAAGTATTTCTGCATATAGGTTGTAAACGTATAGAAGCTCAACGAACCTCCAGCGGTAAAACCCAGCACCATCAGGAAAGCTTTCTTGTTATTCCATAAGCCAGACAACGTTCCCGCATCCTTACGCGTTCTGGTTTCTTTGGTTGAAGTCTCATGCAGGGAACGGCGCAGATAAAGTGCAACCACCGCTAATAATGCACCAAGCACAAACGGGACTCGCCAGCCCCATGAGCGTAGCTCTTCGGTGCTCAGCGTCTGCTGTAAAACCACCAAAACCAATAGTGCTAGTAGTTGTCCACCGATCAACGTGACATATTGAAACGATGCATAAAATCCGCGCTTACCCTCTACCGCAACTTCACTCATATAGGTGGCACTGGTTCCATACTCACCGCCAACGGAGAGCCCCTGAAATAATCTAGCAAGCAAGAGGAGCGCGGGCGCCCAATTTCCTATCGCTGCATAGGTTGGAAGGCAAGCGATCACTAGCGATCCGCAACACATCATGCAGACCGAAATCATCATTGATGTTCGGCGGCCATGTTTGTCTGCAATATAGCCGAACATCCACCCACCGATTGGGCGCATAAGAAAACCTGCCGCGAACACGCCAGCGGTTTGTAGGAGTTGAGTCGTGGAGTCCCCACTGGGGAAAAATACGGGAGCAAAATACAATGCACAGAACGAGTATACGTAAAAATCGAACCATTCGACGAGGTTGCCTGATGATGCGCCAACAATCGCCAAAATACGCTTACGCGTGTCATGATCGTCAGGTTGTTGCTCCGTCAGCGACGGGGTGGTATCTGCCATAACAATATCCCTACAGAGGTAAAAGTGTGCGGTGGTCATGTCGCCACGCGCTTCAATGTAAGTTAATTGTTATATATTGGTTAAATAAAGACTTCAATAGCCAACTAACCAATGAAAAAATCATCGGTCACTTGCAGAGTTTTTTGTGATATTGGAGGGGAAATAGCCGTGTTAGCGGTTATTTATTTGATAAAATTTTCAAAATTCCCATAGCAAAAAACCCCAGTCTTTCGACTGAGGTTCTTTACTTGATTTAAAGCCTGGCAGTTCCCTACTCTCGCATGGGGAGACCCCACACTACCATCGGCGCTACGGCGTTTCACTTCTGAGTTCGGCATGGGGTCAGGTGGGACCACCGCGCTATCGCCGCCAGGCATATTCTGTTATTTGTACCGCTCTCTGTATTTCTACAGCTAGCCATACAAACCAATCTGTTCACAAGCCTACTCTTTGTGTTTTCGCGTCTCTGCGTCTTAAAACACCTTCGGTGTTGTAAGGTTAAGCCTCACGGATCATTAGTACTGGTTAGCTCAACGTATCGCTACGCTTACACACCCAGCCTATCAACGTCTTAGTCTTAAACGTTCCTTTAGGAGACTCAAGGTCTCAGGGAAGACTCATCTCGAGGCAAGTTTCGCGCTTAGATGCTTTCAGCGCTTATCTTTTCCGCATTTAGCTACCGGGCAATGCCATTGGCATGACAACCCGAACACCAGTGATGCGTCCACTCCGGTCCTCTCGTACTAGGAGCAGCCCCTCTCAATCTTCCAACGCCCACGGCAGATAGGGACCGAACTGTCTCACGACGTTCTAAACCCAGCTCGCGTACCACTTTAAATGGCGAACAGCCATACCCTTGGGACCTACTTCAGCCCCAGGATGTGATGAGCCGACATCGAGGTGCCAAACACCGCCGTCGATATGAACTCTTGGGCGGTATCAGCCTGTTATCCCCGGAGTACCTTTTATCCGTTGAGCGATGGCCCTTCCATTCAGAACCACCGGATCACTATGACCTACTTTCGTACCTGCTCGAGCCGTCACTCTCGCAGTCAAGCTAGCTTATGCCATTGCACTAACCTCACGATGTCCGACCGTGATTAGCTAACCTTCGTGCTCCTCCGTTACTCTTTAGGAGGAGACCGCCCCAGTCAAACTACCCACCAGACACTGTCCTCAATCCCGATTAGGGACCGGAGTTAGAACATCAAACATTAAAGGGTGGTATTTCAAGGTTGGCTCCACGCAGACTGGCGTCCACGCTTCAAAGCCTCCCACCTATCCTACACATCAAGGCTCAATGTTCAGTGTCAAGCTATAGTAAAGGTTCACGGGGTCTTTCCGTCTTGCCGCGGGTACACTGCATCTTCACAGCGAGTTCAATTTCACTGAGTCTCGGGTGGAGACAGCCTGGCCATCATTACGCCATTCGTGCAGGTCGGAACTTACCCGACAAGGAATTTCGCTACCTTAGGACCGTTATAGTTACGGCCGCCGTTTACTGGGGCTTCGATCAAGAGCTTCGCCTTGCGGCTGACCCCATCAATTAACCTTCCAGCACCGGGCAGGCGTCACACCGTATACGTCCACTTTCGTGTTTGCACAGTGCTGTGTTTTTATTAAACAGTTGCAGCCAGCTGGTATCTTCGACTGGCTTCAGCTCCATCCGCAAGGGACTTCACCTACGCGCCAGCGTGCCTTCTCCCGAAGTTACGGCACCATTTTGCCTAGTTCCTTCACCCGAGTTCTCTCAAGCGCCTTGGTATTCTCTACCTGACCACCTGTGTCGGTTTGGGGTACGATTCAATGTTACCTAGAGCTTAGAGGCTTTTCCTGGAAGCTTGGCATCAACTACTTCATCACCGTAGTGACTCGTCATCACGCCTCAGGGTTGATAAAAGCACGGATTTACCAATGCTTTCCCCCTACACGCTTAAACCGGGACAACCGTCGCCCGGATAGCCTAGCCTTCTCCGTCCCCCCTTCGCAGTAACACCGAGTACAGGAATATTAACCTGTTTCCCATCGACTACGCCTTTCGGCCTCGCCTTAGGGGTCGACTCACCCTGCCCCGATTAACGTTGGACAGGAACCCTTGGTCTTCCGGCGAGCGGGTTTTTCACCCGCTTTATCGTTACTTATGTCAGCATTCGCACTTCTGATACCTCCAGCAACCCTCACAGGCCACCTTCAACGGCTTACAGAACGCTCCCCTACCCAACAACACCTAAGTGTCGCTGCCGCAGCTTCGGTGCATAGTTTAGCCCCGTTACATCTTCCGCGCAGGCCGACTCGACCAGTGAGCTATTACGCTTTCTTTAAATGATGGCTGCTTCTAAGCCAACATCCTGGCTGTCTATGCCTTCCCACATCGTTTCCCACTTAACTATGACTTTGGGACCTTAGCTGGCGGTCTGGGTTGTTTCCCTCTTCACGACGGACGTTAGCACCCGCCGTGTGTCTCCCGTGATAACATTCTTCGGTATTCGTAGTTTGCATCGAGTTGGTAAGTCGGGATGACCCCCTAGTCGAAACAGTGCTCTACCCCCGAAGATGAGTTCACGAGGCGCTACCTAAATAGCTTTCGGGGAGAACCAGCTATCTCCCGGTTTGATTGGCCTTTCACCCCCAGCCACAAGTCATCCGCTAATTTTTCAACATTAGTCGGTTCGGTCCTCCAGTTAGTGTTACCCAACCTTCAACCTGCCCATGGCTAGATCACCGGGTTTCGGGTCTATACCTTGCAACTTGACGCCCAGTTAAGACTCGGTTTCCCTACGGCTCCCCTATTCGGTTAACCTTGCTACAAAATATAAGTCGCTGACCCATTATACAAAAGGTACGCAGTCACCCCATAAAAGAGGCTCCCACTGCTTGTACGTACACGGTTTCAGGTTCTATTTCACTCCCCTCGCCGGGGTTCTTTTCGCCTTTCCCTCACGGTACTGGTTCACTATCGGTCAGTCAGGAGTATTTAGCCTTGGAGGATGGTCCCCCCATATTCAGACAGGATGTCACGTGTCCCGCCCTACTCATCGAACTCACAACATATGCATTTTCAAGTACGGGGCTATCACCCTGTATCGCCGGACTTTCCAGACCGTTCCTCTGACACATACGCTGATTAAGGTTCTGGGCTGTTCCCCGTTCGCTCGCCGCTACTAGGGGAATCTCGGTTGATTTCTTTTCCTCAGGGTACTTAGATGTTTCAGTTCCCCTGGTTCGCTTCGTTAAGCTATGTATTCACTTAACGATAGTGTGACGAATCACACTGGGTTTCCCCATTCGGAAATCGTCGGTTATAACGCTTCATATCAGCTTACCGACGCTTATCGCAGATTAGCACGTCCTTCATCGCCTCTGACTGCCTAGGCATCCACCGTGTACGCTTAGTCACTTAACCTCACAACCCGAAGGTGTCTTTTTAGTGAACACGGTTACGAACCGGTTCAAGACAGCATTCAAGATTGCAAAAAATTGAGAGACTGCTTAATGCAAACTGTGTCAGTGTGTCTCACAGTTGCTTAAGCTTTCAAATTTCAGCTTGTTCCAGATTGTTAAAGAGCAATATCTTAAACACGACTTAATAAAGTCATCTTTAAGATATTCAGGTGATAATGTCTTTCACTCATTATCGGAATGGCGTCCCCAAGGGGATTCGAACCCCTGTTACAGCCGTGAAAGGGCAGTGTCCTAGGCCTCTAGACGATGGGGACACGAAAATACCGACAAAGCTTGCGCTTTCTCGTTTCGTATCAGCATGAGTCTTAAAACTCACAACATCAACAGGTGCTCTTGCTCATTAATTTCATCAGACAATCTGTGTGGACACTGCACTTAACGCTATCTTTAGGTAAGGAGGTGATCCAACCGCAGGTTCCCCTACGGTTACCTTGTTACGACTTCACCCCAGTCATGAATCACAAAGTGGTAAGCGCCCTCCCGAAGGTTAAGCTACCTACTTCTTTTGCAACCCACTCCCATGGTGTGACGGGCGGTGTGTACAAGGCCCGGGAACGTATTCACCGTAGCATTCTGATCTACGATTACTAGCGATTCCGACTTCATGGAGTCGAGTTGCAGACTCCAATCCGGACTACGACATACTTTATGAGGTCCGCTTGCTCTCGCGAGTTCGCTTCTCTTTGTATATGCCATTGTAGCACGTGTGTAGCCCTACTCGTAAGGGCCATGATGACTTGACGTCATCCCCACCTTCCTCCGGTTTATCACCGGCAGTCTCCTTTGAGTTCCCACCATTACGTGCTGGCAACAAAGGATAAGGGTTGCGCTCGTTGCGGGACTTAACCCAACATTTCACAACACGAGCTGACGACAGCCATGCAGCACCTGTCTCAGAGTTCCCGAAGGCACCAAAGCATCTCTGCTAAGTTCTCTGGATGTCAAGAGTAGGTAAGGTTCTTCGCGTTGCATCGAATTAAACCACATGCTCCACCGCTTGTGCGGGCCCCCGTCAATTCATTTGAGTTTTAACCTTGCGGCCGTACTCCCCAGGCGGTCGACTTAACGCGTTAGCTCCGGAAGCCACGCCTCAAGGGCACAACCTCCAAGTCGACATCGTTTACAGCGTGGACTACCAGGGTATCTAATCCTGTTTGCTCCCCACGCTTTCGCACCTGAGCGTCAGTCTTTGTCCAGGGGGCCGCCTTCGCCACCGGTATTCCTCCAGATCTCTACGCATTTCACCGCTACACCTGGAATTCTACCCCCCTCTACAAGACTCTAGCTGACCAGTTTCAAATGCAGTTCCCAAGTTAAGCTCGGGGATTTCACATCTGACTTAATCAACCGCCTGCGTGCGCTTTACGCCCAGTAATTCCGATTAACGCTTGCACCCTCCGTATTACCGCGGCTGCTGGCACGGAGTTAGCCGGTGCTTCTTCTGCGAGTAACGTCAATCACTGCGGTTATTAACCACAATGCCTTCCTCCTCGCTGAAAGTACTTTACAACCCGAAGGCCTTCTTCATACACGCGGCATGGCTGCATCAGGCTTGCGCCCATTGTGCAATATTCCCCACTGCTGCCTCCCGTAGGAGTCTGGACCGTGTCTCAGTTCCAGTGTGGCTGGTCATCCTCTCAGACCAGCTAGAGATCGTCGCCTAGGTGAGCCATTACCCCACCTACTAGCTAATCCCATCTGGGCACATCTGATGGCGTGAGGCCCGAAGGTCCCCCACTTTGGTCCGAAGACGTCATGCGGTATTAGCTACCGTTTCCAGTAGTTATCCCCCTCCATCAGGCAGTTTCCCAGACATTACTCACCCGTCCGCCGCTCGTCACCCAGAGAGCAAGCTCTCTTGTGCTACCGCTCGACTTGCATGTGTTAGGCCTGCCGCCAGCGTTCAATCTGAGCCATGATCAAACTCTTCAATTAAAAGCTTGATTTGCTTAAACAAGTTAAGCGATGCTCGAAAATTAACTTTCGTAATAATTCAACTAAATGAATTACTGCTTGGTCACTCTTCAAGACTTTAATATTTTATCGTCCGAGGACGTTAGATATTGTCTTGTGAGTGCCCACACAGATTGTCTGATAAATTGTTAAAGAGCAGTGAGTTAGGAGACTAAGCTTGCTAACTCGAGGTGGCGTATAATACGCTTTCCTCTTTCAGAGTCAACCCTAAATTTCAGGATTTTTTCTCTTGCGATTTCTTATCGAAACCGCCGATACGGTGTGAAGTAATTCACATGTTCCGTGTCGATGGAGGCGCATTATAGGGAGTTCTCGCGGGCTGACAACCCTTAATTTCCATTAAATTGATCGTTTGCTGCATTCCACAGCAAAACCCCGCTTTATACCCATTTGTGCACAAGTTTATCCACAGATATAAGGATCCATCAGTTGAGTTTTCACTTGTGCGCGATAGTATTGGCTATATCCATTCTTCTTTTGGCGTCCTTTTTATGTCTTTTTCTATCCGTCCCTATCTCTCTTTACACCCAAAGATCGAAAATCGTGTATTTATTGATCCCACCAGCACAATAATTGGTGCAGTAGATCTGGCAGATGACGTAAGTATCTGGCCCCTAGTCGCGATCCGAGGAGATGTTAACTATGTTTCCATTGGAGCTCGCTCCAATATTCAGGATGGGACGGTTATTCACGTCACCCATAAATCGGCGAGCAACCCTGAAGGCCTACCTACGATCATCGGAGAGGATGTCACCGTAGGTCATAAAGCCATGCTTCACGGCTGTACCATCGGCGATAGAGTACTTATTGGTATGGGGAGCATCATTTTGGATGGTGCAATAGTAGAAGACGATGTGATCATTGGGGCAGGTAGTTTAGTTTCGCCAGGCAAACGCTTAGAGAGTGGGTATATGTATTTTGGCAGCCCTGCCCGGCAAGTTCGCCTATTAACAGAAGAAGAAAAAGCAGGGTTGCTGTATTCAGCGAATAACTATGTCCGTTGGAAAGACGACTATCTCTCTCAACCAGAGATCCATACCCAACCATCTTCGCTATAGTCTTCATTCAGGATCTTGTGTTCTGCTATATCTTCAAGATCCCAACGCAGCGATCTAAAAAGAATCAAAGGATCAACATTCTGTCGATCCTTTGACATGCGCTTAAGCTCTTCTATATAGATAGCACAACATATTTGAAAGCCGTTTATTGTTGCAGGGAATAATACGGCTCTCTTATTCGCATCCCATTCTTCTTGATCGGGAAACTGTATCGCTTGATTCATAACGCCGATTCATCACGCATGATTTGCAGCACCGGTGAGATTTCAGGCATCACATCATTCCACAATAAGAATGCATGAGCAGCCTGCCCCACCAACATGCCAAACCCATCGGCTAGCTGATGCGCACCTTGT
This is a stretch of genomic DNA from Hafnia alvei. It encodes these proteins:
- the metA gene encoding homoserine O-succinyltransferase, giving the protein MPIRVPDELPAVSFLRNENVFVMPSSRAATQEIRPLKVLVLNLMPKKIETENQFLRLLSNSPLQIDIQLLRIDSRESKNTPAEHLDNFYCNFEDIKDQNFDGLIVTGAPLGLVDFCDVAYWPQIEQIVHWAKEHVTSTLFVCWAVQAALNVLYGIPKLTRETKLSGVYHHQTLQPLALLTRGFDETFLAPHSRYADFPTDVLREYSDLDILAESEQAGAYLFATKDKRMAFVTGHPEYDAHTLSGEYFRDVAAGLSPDVPVNYFPDDNPEHSPKASWRSHGHLLFTNWLNYYVYQITPFDLRYMNPTLE
- a CDS encoding MFS family transporter is translated as MADTTPSLTEQQPDDHDTRKRILAIVGASSGNLVEWFDFYVYSFCALYFAPVFFPSGDSTTQLLQTAGVFAAGFLMRPIGGWMFGYIADKHGRRTSMMISVCMMCCGSLVIACLPTYAAIGNWAPALLLLARLFQGLSVGGEYGTSATYMSEVAVEGKRGFYASFQYVTLIGGQLLALLVLVVLQQTLSTEELRSWGWRVPFVLGALLAVVALYLRRSLHETSTKETRTRKDAGTLSGLWNNKKAFLMVLGFTAGGSLSFYTFTTYMQKYLVNTAGMDAKMASGIMTAALFVFMLLQPIFGGLSDKVGRRNSMIAFGALASLLTVPILTTLQDVTNPYLAFILIVVALTIVSLYTSIGGLLKAEMFPPEVRALGVGLSYAVGNALFGGSAEYVALSMKAAGIETAFFWYVSGMCFVAMLVSLLLHKKGQEIRM
- a CDS encoding gamma carbonic anhydrase family protein, which encodes MSFSIRPYLSLHPKIENRVFIDPTSTIIGAVDLADDVSIWPLVAIRGDVNYVSIGARSNIQDGTVIHVTHKSASNPEGLPTIIGEDVTVGHKAMLHGCTIGDRVLIGMGSIILDGAIVEDDVIIGAGSLVSPGKRLESGYMYFGSPARQVRLLTEEEKAGLLYSANNYVRWKDDYLSQPEIHTQPSSL
- a CDS encoding DUF1488 domain-containing protein, giving the protein MNQAIQFPDQEEWDANKRAVLFPATINGFQICCAIYIEELKRMSKDRQNVDPLILFRSLRWDLEDIAEHKILNEDYSEDGWVWISG